From one Rhodamnia argentea isolate NSW1041297 chromosome 1, ASM2092103v1, whole genome shotgun sequence genomic stretch:
- the LOC115747772 gene encoding bidirectional sugar transporter SWEET9-like, with product MAFSNAQQLAFIFGLLGNIVSFLVFLAPIPTFYTIYKKKSSDGYQSIPYVVALSSASLLLYYGVLKTNATMIISINALGIVIELAYLLIFLIYASTKEKMYTARLLLLFNVGGFGVMMALTIFLLKGRQRVNAVGWICAAFSLAVFTAPLSIMRRVIKTKSVEFMPFALSFFLTLCATTWFFYGLFVKDMFIALPNTLGFLLGIAQMILYMIYKDGKTKMTETKERSNQQEVSLDMKKLTPIHSAKLYPTSQPQPQVTEVDILPTGKPAEPDNNV from the exons ATGGCGTTCTCGAATGCTCAGCAGCTGGCCTTCATTTTTGGCCTCTTAG GCAACATCGTGTCCTTTTTGGTGTTCTTGGCACCAAT ACCGACTTTTTACACGATCTACAAGAAGAAGTCGTCGGACGGGTATCAGTCAATACCTTATGTGGTGGCGCTTTCGAGTGCATCGTTGCTCTTGTACTATGGAGTCCTCAAGACCAACGCCACTATGATCATCAGCATCAATGCCCTTGGCATCGTCATTGAACTCGCCTATCTTCTTATCTTCTTGATCTATGCCTCCACCAAAGAGAAG ATGTACACGGCGAGGTTGCTGTTGCTGTTCAATGTAGGAGGTTTCGGAGTGATGATGGCGCTGACCATCTTTCTTCTCAAGGGTCGGCAGCGTGTCAATGCCGTCGGATGGATCTGTGCTGCCTTCAGTCTCGCCGTGTTCACCGCGCCTTTGAGCATCATG AGGAGGGTGATAAAGACCAAAAGTGTGGAGTTCATGCCATTCGCTCTCTCCTTCTTCCTGACCCTCTGTGCCACCACCTGGTTCTTCTATGGACTCTTCGTCAAGGACATGTTCATTGCT CTGCCAAATACACTGGGATTCTTGCTTGGCATCGCTCAGATGATCCTCTACATGATATACAAAGATGGGAAAACGAAAATGACAGAGACAAAAGAGAGGAGCAATCAACAAGAGGTGTCTCTAGACATGAAGAAGCTGACGCCCATCCACAGCGCGAAGCTGTACCCAACTTCACAGCCCCAACCCCAAGTCACAGAAGTGGACATCCTTCCCACTGGCAAACCAGCCGAACCAGACAACAACGTTTGA